A window of Candidatus Effluviviaceae Genus I sp. genomic DNA:
GGCCGTTGACTCGCGCGTTGGCATGACGTTTGCTGGCGCCCGCGTGACGAGCCGTGCCGCCCGGATGGCGTTCTCGGGCGGCGCCGGTCTGCTTGCGTATGGGCTGGCGTGCTCGAGGCTCGGCCTGACCGAGGTCGCGGACCTTCTGAGGATGCGCATGACGGGGCGGTGACGTCGCGGATGGGCCTTGGGCGTCGTGGCAAGATGGAGGAGCATCCGGATGGGACAGACGGTTCTCGTGACCGGCGGCGCGGGGTACATCGGGAGCGTGACGGTCGAGAAGCTGGCGGAGGCCGGGTGGAAGGTCGTGGTCGTGGACGACCTCTCGCAGGGGCACCGCGATGCGATCGTCCCGGGCGTGCCACTTGAGCCGGGCGACGTAGGAGACCAGGCGTTCTTGCGCGGCGTTCTCTCGAAGCACCGCGTGGGCTCGGTCATCCACTTCGCGGCGAAGAGTGTGGTGCCCGAGTCGCAGTCGCGGCCCGGTGAGTACTACCGCACGAATGTCGTCGCCGGATGCGCGCTGCTCGACGCCATGGCGGAGACCGGGGTAGGCGAGATCGTCTTCTCGTCGTCCGCGGGCGTCTACGGAGAGCCTGAGTCCGTGCCCATCAGCGAGTCGCACGGCACGCGCCCGCTCAGCGTCTACGGCGACACGAAGCTCGCCTTCGAACGCATCCTCGAGTGGCGCTCGGGCGCCGTGGGTCTCAAGTACGTCTCGCTGCGCTACTTCAACGCCGCGGGAGCCTCGGCGCGGTTCGGGGAGGATCACAGCCCGGAGACACATCTGATCCCGAACGCGCTCAGGGCCGCGCAGGGAGTCCTGTCTGAGATCACGGTGTACGGGGACGACTACGAGACGCCCGACGGAACGTGCATCCGCGACTACGTGGACGTGAGGGACCTCGCGGACGCTCACATCGCGGCGCTCGACGCGCTGAGCCGAGGGCGTTCGGGGGTGTTCAACCTCGGGAGCGGCGATGGTTGGAGCGTCCTCAACGTCATCAACGAGGTAACGCGGATCACCGGGAGGAGCGTGCCGTGCGCCGTGGGGCCGAGGCGCGCCGGTGACCCGGCCCGCCTGGTGGCGAGCTCGTCGCTGGCCGAGCGGGAGCTGGCGTGGAAGCCGCGGCACCGGGAGCTGAGCGACATGATCGAATCGGCGTGGGCCTGGGCCAGGAGATTCCCGCATGGGTACTCGGCCTGACGGACCGGCGCGGCCGGCGGTGGGGTCTCCGGCGGCCGCTTGACTCGACTCCGCGGTGCTGCTAGCATA
This region includes:
- the galE gene encoding UDP-glucose 4-epimerase GalE translates to MGQTVLVTGGAGYIGSVTVEKLAEAGWKVVVVDDLSQGHRDAIVPGVPLEPGDVGDQAFLRGVLSKHRVGSVIHFAAKSVVPESQSRPGEYYRTNVVAGCALLDAMAETGVGEIVFSSSAGVYGEPESVPISESHGTRPLSVYGDTKLAFERILEWRSGAVGLKYVSLRYFNAAGASARFGEDHSPETHLIPNALRAAQGVLSEITVYGDDYETPDGTCIRDYVDVRDLADAHIAALDALSRGRSGVFNLGSGDGWSVLNVINEVTRITGRSVPCAVGPRRAGDPARLVASSSLAERELAWKPRHRELSDMIESAWAWARRFPHGYSA